From a region of the Colius striatus isolate bColStr4 chromosome 22, bColStr4.1.hap1, whole genome shotgun sequence genome:
- the MYOG gene encoding myogenin, which translates to MELFETNPYFFPEQRFYDGEGLLGSRLQGYEAAAAFPERHEAGLCPEARVALEDKDSALPEHCPGQCLPWACKVCKRKTVSLDRRRAATLREKRRLKKVNEAFEALKRSTLLNPNQRLPKVEILRSAIQYIERLQSLLSSLNQQEREQRDLRFHPAAPQPGGTSECGSGSSSCSPEWSNQLEFGTNPADQLLAEDVAEEQNLHSLSSIVESIAVQDVAATFQDEQVQN; encoded by the exons ATGGAGCTCTTCGAGACCAACCCTTATTTCTTCCCGGAGCAGAGGTTTTACGATGGGGAGGGTTTGCTGGGGTCCCGTCTGCAGGGTTacgaggcggcggcggcgttCCCCGAGCGGCACGAGGCCGGCCTGTGCCCCGAGGCCAGGGTGGCTTTGGAGGACAAGGACTCAGCCCTGCCCGAGCATTGCCCCGGCCAGtgcctgccctgggcctgcaAGGTCTGCAAGAGGAAGACGGTGTCGCTGGACCGGCGGCGGGCGGCCACGCTGCGCGAGAAGCGGCGCCTGAAGAAGGTGAACGAGGCCTTCGAGGCCCTGAAACGCAGCACCCTGCTGAACCCCAACCAGAGGCTGCCCAAGGTGGAGATCCTGCGCAGCGCCATCCAGTACATCGAGCGGCTGCAgagcctcctcagctccctcaaccAGCAGGAGCGGGAGCAGCGGGACCTGCGCTTCCACCCCGCCGCTCCCCAGCCCGGG GGAACCAGCGAGTGTGGGTCTGGCAGCTCATCCTGCAGCCCTGAGTGGAGCAACCAACTGGAGTTTGGCACCAACCCTGCAG ATCAGCTCCTGGCTGAGGACGTGGCAGAGGAGCAGAACCTGCACTCTCTCTCCTCCATCGTGGAGAGCATCGCCGTGCAGGACGTGGCCGCGACGTTCCAGGACGAGCAGGTTCAAAACTGA